In a single window of the Debaryomyces hansenii CBS767 chromosome A complete sequence genome:
- a CDS encoding DEHA2A09042p (similar to CA1644|IPF9345 Candida albicans IPF9345), producing the protein MFERSRFVSLHYYGKIFLENLQFACLFIIPLYLIVFTVPLVVNPDTIDQFKINFKVVLLSKPFCEVKSEECQKLLDPEYGNPSLLLKTSFSDYELVYIRHYSIDYLDNILITLVDKSFFRPLILMIKKPTNPAEWWSKVLESLRVVMAIGNAMIFHAIKGVLVSKMWVFFIFGAITTIYDSWASLIQTLSGVLRSANTIF; encoded by the coding sequence ATGTTTGAACGTTCCCGTTTTGTATCATTGCACTACTACGGAaagatatttcttgaaaatttgcAGTTTGCCTGCTTATTTATAATAccattatatttgattgtGTTCACGGTACCGTTGGTAGTAAACCCTGATACGATCGACCAGtttaaaataaattttaaGGTTGTTCTATTATCCAAACCATTTTGCGAGGTGAAATCTGAAGAATGTCAGAAACTATTGGATCCGGAATATGGAAATCCTTCACTTTTGTTGAAGACGTCGTTCCTGGACTATGAATTGGTCTACATCAGGCACTATTCGATAGACTACTTGGACAACATTTTGATCACATTGGTAGACAAATCATTCTTCAGGCcgttgattttgatgattaAGAAACCAACAAATCCTGCTGAATGGTGGTCAAAGGTGCTCGAGTCGTTGCGAGTCGTAATGGCGATTGGTAATGCTATGATATTTCATGCCATCAAGGGTGTTCTTGTTTCGAAGATGTGggttttctttatattcgGGGCGATCACTACAATATACGATTCTTGGGCGTCACTAATCCAAACATTGTCCGGTGTGCTCAGATCGGCCAATACTATATTCTAA